From the genome of Hymenobacter cellulosilyticus, one region includes:
- the murI gene encoding glutamate racemase translates to MAPSSTSSDLSTRPIGVFDSGIGGLTVARAVNRVLPHEQLVYFGDTAHLPYGDKSTAAIQAYSIKICDLLLKQHCKVILIACNSASAAAYELVREYVGSKARVLNVIDPIVAHVGATYADRTVGLIGTKQTVNSNVYKKKIDDLDAGVELRSLATPLLAPMVEEGFFNNTISENIISSYLAQPVLDDIEALVLACTHYPLIQDQIKAYYKGDVAVLDASDVVASHVKQYLEANGLAAKAQKTPPRHQFYVSDFTRSFEESTRIFFGQEVHLEHYPLWE, encoded by the coding sequence ATGGCACCTTCTTCCACTTCTTCCGACCTCAGCACCCGCCCCATCGGCGTGTTCGACAGCGGCATTGGCGGCCTCACCGTGGCCCGGGCCGTCAACCGCGTCCTGCCCCACGAGCAGCTCGTGTATTTCGGCGACACGGCCCACCTGCCCTACGGCGACAAGTCGACGGCCGCTATTCAGGCCTACAGCATCAAAATCTGTGACTTGCTGCTCAAGCAGCACTGTAAAGTCATTCTGATTGCCTGTAATTCGGCTTCGGCGGCGGCCTACGAGCTGGTGCGCGAGTACGTGGGCTCCAAGGCCCGGGTGCTCAACGTCATTGACCCCATCGTGGCCCACGTGGGCGCCACCTACGCCGACCGGACCGTGGGCCTGATTGGCACCAAGCAGACCGTCAATTCCAACGTGTACAAGAAAAAGATTGACGACCTCGACGCAGGCGTGGAGCTGCGGTCCTTGGCCACGCCGCTGCTGGCCCCCATGGTGGAGGAAGGCTTTTTCAACAACACCATCAGCGAGAATATTATCAGCTCCTACCTGGCCCAGCCCGTGCTCGACGACATTGAGGCCTTGGTGCTGGCCTGTACCCATTATCCGCTGATTCAGGACCAGATCAAAGCCTATTATAAAGGAGACGTGGCCGTGCTCGATGCCTCCGATGTGGTAGCCAGCCACGTGAAGCAGTATCTGGAAGCCAACGGCCTGGCAGCCAAAGCCCAGAAAACTCCGCCCCGGCACCAGTTCTACGTATCCGACTTCACCCGCTCGTTTGAGGAAAGTACCCGGATTTTCTTCGGGCAGGAAGTGCACCTGGAGCATTACCCCTTGTGGGAGTGA
- a CDS encoding glutathionylspermidine synthase family protein encodes MKTIQLVPLPGNVGPAVRALGWEWAVEEACENYVAQEAVLLPEAEADALLAAADTLYDMMVRAIPDPVPDDLLRLLAIPPNLWAAVRHSWNDDRHWHLYGRFDLASTPEGPKLIEFNADTATSIPETAVVQWASLVAAGQDEDDRQANGLFEGLEAQLREWHSLNSDLDAALLLVYLPDSAEDEANCAVVAEAARAAGFPQVHVCPVDAMQVSVTGAERGVWAEVEPGEWVRFGFVFKLVPWEILAEEEPELTADLTQLLLSRDVIIANPAYSLLFQSKGLLAWLWQAYPHHPLLLEAAFEDLSGHYVRKPLLGREGQNVAEIDGGSLRREQPGEFGQQPQVRQRWAQLPRDAQGRQYQAGVFWAGEACAVSFRRETGVITNLSEFVPHVLE; translated from the coding sequence ATGAAGACGATTCAGCTGGTGCCGCTGCCTGGCAATGTGGGGCCCGCCGTGCGCGCCCTGGGCTGGGAGTGGGCCGTGGAAGAAGCATGTGAAAACTACGTGGCCCAGGAAGCCGTGCTGCTGCCCGAGGCCGAAGCCGATGCCCTGCTGGCCGCCGCCGACACGCTCTATGATATGATGGTGCGGGCCATTCCCGACCCGGTGCCCGACGACCTGCTGCGGCTGCTGGCTATTCCGCCCAACCTTTGGGCCGCCGTGCGCCACTCCTGGAACGACGACCGGCACTGGCACCTTTACGGCCGGTTCGACCTGGCCAGCACCCCCGAGGGTCCCAAGCTTATTGAGTTCAACGCCGATACAGCAACGAGTATTCCCGAAACAGCCGTGGTGCAGTGGGCCAGCCTGGTAGCGGCCGGGCAGGACGAGGACGACCGGCAGGCCAACGGGCTTTTCGAAGGACTGGAGGCCCAGCTTCGCGAGTGGCACAGCCTGAACTCCGACCTCGACGCGGCTTTGCTGCTGGTGTATCTGCCGGATAGTGCCGAGGACGAGGCCAACTGCGCTGTGGTGGCCGAAGCCGCCCGGGCCGCGGGCTTCCCCCAGGTGCACGTGTGCCCCGTGGATGCCATGCAGGTGTCGGTAACTGGGGCGGAGCGGGGCGTATGGGCCGAGGTAGAGCCGGGGGAGTGGGTCCGGTTTGGCTTTGTGTTTAAGCTCGTGCCCTGGGAGATTCTGGCCGAGGAAGAGCCCGAGCTTACCGCCGACTTAACCCAGCTGCTGCTGAGCCGGGACGTTATTATTGCTAATCCGGCCTACTCCCTGCTATTTCAGAGCAAAGGGCTGCTGGCCTGGCTCTGGCAGGCGTATCCGCACCACCCGCTGCTGCTGGAAGCCGCTTTTGAAGACCTGAGTGGGCACTACGTGCGCAAGCCCTTGCTGGGGCGGGAGGGGCAAAACGTGGCCGAGATAGACGGCGGCAGCCTGCGCCGGGAGCAGCCCGGCGAGTTTGGTCAGCAGCCTCAAGTGCGGCAGCGCTGGGCCCAGTTGCCACGCGATGCTCAGGGGCGGCAGTATCAGGCCGGGGTGTTCTGGGCCGGCGAGGCCTGCGCCGTTAGTTTCCGGCGTGAAACGGGCGTCATCACCAACTTATCGGAGTTTGTGCCTCACGTGCTGGAATAA